The Neurospora crassa OR74A linkage group V, whole genome shotgun sequence sequence GTTGATTTCGGAGGAGATTACCACTCAAACGGACGAGGAAAATATATATGACCTGGAAGACACACCAGCGGACGTGGGAGCGGAAGCGGAAGGGGATGATACCTGTACGACTACTGTATAGGGGAAGGCTTAGAAACAGCGCTGTGATTTCATTACTTTGCTGACGAGCTTTTGGAAATATATAGGTACTTAGTTAGCTGAGACAGCGATGCGAACACGCTTAATTGATCAAAGTATGGACGAACCTTTCGTTCCCGAATGATTGTTCTTTCGATCCTTACATGTCATCACCGGTTGATTGCTTGGACCATTCGCGTCCGCAACTTAGGTATCTAAAAACTCTCAGTCAAGAACACAATATGATACTGGTCTGTTTCTCCATGTGTTAGTTCAGTTCTTTTTTCAAGCAAGCATTGAATAGGAAATACTTGAAGCTCTTCAAGGTAGCCTTCCAAGACGAGAAACTGTCATCCGTtgaagctacctctaggtaggtatgtggGATAATGATGGCAAGGGACTTCGTGAACGCCGCGGAAACTTCTGATAAACGGATGTCTTCTTCTATGtctatctctctctctctctctctctctctctctctctatttGACGTCTCCCGTCCGTCTCCTTCAATGCTACTCAATCTTACTACATTCGCCTGTGAGAAAGCCGAACGCTGCTCTTAATCAAGTACCGCATTGCCCCCTCTGCttatttctctctctctctctctctctctctctctctctctctctctctttttttttttttttttttttttttttttctccctaatttcttccccccttcatcccgtctttttttctttgcttcgAAACGTTCTACTAGACCAAACCAAACAACGCAACAAAGCAATAgctggttttttttttactgtCCCGATTCCTCTAGcggtggggaagaagaaggggcgACGAAATCAGACAATCAATCACcaagagatggagatgaagatggtgatttaaatacctctaggtaggatCATAGAAGGGTGAAGATTGGAGTGTGTTCATAGTGTTTGCCGGACTTTTCagtctaggtacctacctacctacctacctacctatctacagATAGATAGATCGATAGATAGATACCCTACCATCTATCCATCCGCCCTCCAAACCTGGATGGCTGGTGCCAACctgaaagaggaagaaccGCAGCTCATCACTCTGTCACACttactcactcactcactcacttcaCTAGGTAAAAAaaatggtacctacctagaaagGCTACTTTCAGTCGTGCTGCATCAGTCGTGCTGCAGCAGTCGTGCTGCAAAGACGTTTTTTGTAACATGTTTCCTTTCAGCCATCGCCTTACCATAgagtctacctacctaccataaCATAACAGGCGACGGATGCCTACTCTACCTACAAAACTCATATGAGGTAAATATGTAGAAGAGGTACCTGGTTAACCGTCCTGAGCCTTGTTCATTACTGTTCCATATTGTTTTGAACGAAGACGACCAATTTCTCTCttttgagagagagagagagagagagagagagagagagacagaggTGGTTACAGGTATGATAACGTCAAGTTATCCAACAACCACCGCGTGAGGGATCTCTACTTACCGTAACCAATTGCGGCGGAACGGCTCGTAGTAACTGGCAAGATGGCAACATACTAGCATACATAGTACATTGACAATCAGTAGTGTAGGTACGTGTAAATTAGTCATTTTAGGTTCtgttattactactattcttTTCTCTCGTCTTCGTTCTTGTTACCTAGTAGTCTCTCGTTTCCTGCTCTGCTCTGGTATCGTTCTCCTCACCCCCTCCCATGCAACCAACCCAACTTCCTActcgctacctctacctatggTATCAAACCCTCCTGACGCACCAACTCCCTCTTTCAAAGAATTACAAGTTACAGCAGGTATAGTATCGTATAGGCATTCCTAGGTTTTGAACGGCATGTACCCGCCCtccctcctttcttttcgccAGTTGGAGGGCGGCCCCTCCGTCTACTCTCCTtgccttcccctcctccaataTTATTCCCCCATCTACCACAGAAGGAGGCCAAATCATGCATGAATAGCCTCCTGAACATGGGGATAAACCTGCACCATCCTGTGATACAAATCCGGATGATCCCTCATCAACACCTCAGGGTCCCACGCCATCGCCACAAATATCGTATCAATGCCACTCGTCAGCGGCGTCGTAAACACATTGCACACCTGCAACCCAATCAGGAAAGCAaacgccaccaccacgggtGTGAATCCTCCTCCGTCATTGTACGCCGGCTTAGTGTACACCATGTACAGATACGCAATCAGACCGCACGCATAAGCGACGAAAGTAGCGCCAAAGGTTAGCACGGGGCCGATCAGGCATTCATTGATCAGAGCGTCGATTCCCCGGTCCTTGACCATCTTCCATGTATCCTTGGCCGCGGCAAAGTAGGCTTTTCCGTAGAGCGCAATGTGGCAGAAGGCGTAGCGGTTGATGAACTCGACGAGCCAGTCCAAGATGCCGATCAGACACCCAAAGATGCACCAGAGAATGGTTCCGAGGATGTCGCCCTCCTGCGCGGCGTTTTGTTGAGCAGCCTGGGCGAGTTGGCGGAtcaggttgatgatggcgatgaagaGAGATCCCAGAGAAATCGAGCCAAAGGAGTAAGTGAGCGAGCGCTTGAGGGCGCCGCGCGTGACCTTAGTCGGGTAGTTGCGACTGTTGAAGTACCACGACCCATAGATGCCCGCGACGGTGGTGTGGATGGTGTTCTTCAGCCACTCCGAAATCCAGTAGCCGGCAAAGGTGATGAAGACAATCAGGCCAATGACTTTGCCTGAGGAACACCCACCGGCGTTACGGCAGGCGGCGTTGTTCGGGTCCGGCTCGAACTTGACATAGACGGCTACGAGGGTGATGGCCCAGTAGGCGGCGAACAGGGTGCCTATAACACCGCCGACAGCGGAGACGAGGTAGACGTGACCGTGGACTTTGGAGACATCGATGGCGGTTTGGAGCATCAGGGTCGAAAAGGGAATGCGCGAGCGGCAGgaccagaagaagagggcttGTAGGACGACGAAGATCAGAAAGACGATGCCGCCGGACCAGTACTTGCGAGATAACATGTAAAGTGCCGTAACCAGGCCCATGACAATGTTGAGGATGCCGGTGGCGTAGATGAACTGCTTGGTAAACTTGCGGGCCATCCACATGTACGCATAACTGAGGACAATGGCGCAAATCAGGACCCAGACGAAGAGGTAGATAGTGTGGGTGGTGAGACCAAAGGTGTTGCGTTGACCGTTGAGGCTGCCATTGTTTTGACTTCTGTTGTCGGCtgttgtgtgtgtatgtgttaGTGGATCTCACATCGTCTTACACTTTGAGATATTGACATTGAAGATTGGAGATTATCCTACCATAACCATGAATACTAATAGCCGAAACCGCGACGAATCCAGCAACGGTAGCCAGGAACAAAAGCCCGGCCCACCAATCGTTGTACTTGGGCTTCTGGACCTTGAACACTTCATCGTACGAGGGCGGGGGGCCGCCGTAGCCATCGGTCGGAGGAGGTTTGGACCCGTTCGGCGGAGGTCCCTGAGGCGGAGCGTACCCGCCATCCCCATAACCATTTCCATACTGCTGCGGCGGTGGACCTCCTCCATATCCATACTGCGGTTGCTGGCCGTAGTTACCATCGGTCGGCATGGGGTTCATCTGGTACGagttgggcggcggcggagggtagttgttgttgttattgtagTAGCCACCAGGCTGGGCGCCATACTGTGGCCCGCTCATCGCTGCGGCGGCTTCGAGTTTGTCGTCGAGTAGTTGAATGGACGAGctgtgtgttgttgttgacgtgGGAATTCAGGTCCTGGGGAGAAGGTGAAGctcgtggtggtggagctGTTTTAAGCTTATATTTCTAGGAACGGAGGGAGCTCCAGTTCGTTGCCGGGTTGTCGAGTTGCGTGTAAACAGACCGCAACGCTGTTCACCAATCCAGAACACGCACGACCTCCACTGATAAGGATGGAAGGCGGAATGGAAAGATCGAATTAacgattaggtaggtaccgggAAAAGAtagaaagagggagaaatgggaaagagagagagagagaaattagattgattgattgacaCAACAACCAGTTGTTGGGACATTGGGTGACAGAATGGAGATGGCTGGGGGACCTGGCTGGACCTtgggggggaagggaaatGAGCACAAGTCAAACCAGGTCGTGTGAGACATTGATTGCGCTTTTCTCGACTTGGCACACGAGCTCCAGGAACCACAAAGCGacaaaaaaagcaaaagccAAGAGGTGAAGGAACCGAACAGCGAATGACGTCAAGATCTTTTTTCCCTTGGGTATTTTCAGAATGTTCTCGGCACTCGTTTTCAGGCCTGTTGGACAAGCATTCGGTCGCTTTCAGATGGGCGCACGTCCCCCGGACTGATCCGAGCCAAGCCTGGCGTCGATCGCTGTCAGGGCCCAAAGAGCGGCACTGCAGGCAGTGAGTAGGACCTACGGGACCTTTCCGCTTTTAATTGTTGATTCCAGCGAATTGATGATGAGGTAAAAACCCCTTATAGTCAATATGTTGATTCGAGGTAGGTTATTGTAACCTCCTATCACACTTCTGCAACGGCCTTTCCTAGGTAAGGTAGATTAGCTAAAGCGAGCTGGTGTTTATCGTTCAGTCTAATCTGTACGAACCACTTTGCCAAGCTGTATTACTCCAAGCCAACTTCCTTTTGGAGACTTGTTGCTTCTCGGCATTGTCTCGTCCTTTCTTGTCCGTCTGGGCTGATTTGAGGTTCTCTCGTCTTCCATCCCGTTATGCAAAGCCTGGTTGTCGAACCGTCGCATTTCGTTACATTTGCGTAGCATTTTTACGTGTCTCTGACATGTTCGCTTGGCTTGCTTCGCTTGCGCCGCCCAGTGCTTCTTCACATCACCATTTATCCATTTGATGTGATCGACTATCGGCAATCTTGGTTTGATTCTAGATTGTTCGATGACAAGACCCGACGGGGTT is a genomic window containing:
- a CDS encoding PNS1, translated to MSGPQYGAQPGGYYNNNNNYPPPPPNSYQMNPMPTDGNYGQQPQYGYGGGPPPQQYGNGYGDGGYAPPQGPPPNGSKPPPTDGYGGPPPSYDEVFKVQKPKYNDWWAGLLFLATVAGFVAVSAISIHGYADNRSQNNGSLNGQRNTFGLTTHTIYLFVWVLICAIVLSYAYMWMARKFTKQFIYATGILNIVMGLVTALYMLSRKYWSGGIVFLIFVVLQALFFWSCRSRIPFSTLMLQTAIDVSKVHGHVYLVSAVGGVIGTLFAAYWAITLVAVYVKFEPDPNNAACRNAGGCSSGKVIGLIVFITFAGYWISEWLKNTIHTTVAGIYGSWYFNSRNYPTKVTRGALKRSLTYSFGSISLGSLFIAIINLIRQLAQAAQQNAAQEGDILGTILWCIFGCLIGILDWLVEFINRYAFCHIALYGKAYFAAAKDTWKMVKDRGIDALINECLIGPVLTFGATFVAYACGLIAYLYMVYTKPAYNDGGGFTPVVVAFAFLIGLQVCNVFTTPLTSGIDTIFVAMAWDPEVLMRDHPDLYHRMVQVYPHVQEAIHA